The Cystobacter fuscus DSM 2262 genome includes a window with the following:
- a CDS encoding HsdM family class I SAM-dependent methyltransferase: protein MPRAPSAPPPVLDEEALVHQFPGIDRRALGAFYTPAPLVERTLALALAHAGDGPLAVVDPACGAGAFLSAAARARPEAHLAGLELSPDVARACQARLPLVDIQQGDALRGGLEPLLSRVPSTHRELWLGNPPYNGTSALLKDRAAYERLRALLPLSLPPGTSLRDDFAFFLLLAAHRLASRPGVLAFITPTSLLDAFLYAPLRATLLRTLCLREVVELGPGAFVGTQVRTCITVWTSPPEPRVPALYTPFTAMGPARAQTFVPEAPEWRLQPTPAEATELDARWRAEGEPLTTLVPVSLPGVKTRFDELLVDEDASRLLARLEDFARTPLEELAAFARAWNIPESLLPKLRALKEGPAFTVEAACVRPFFRYAGARHRGQVPAEARAFCYLDRRLIPRGDHRLRGPWDPHRGEVKLLFNVRELPLSAALLEEEGCVHDHRHARFAPLFVPQRLRDEGLGLTRIVRSTEELGPLVPNLSPRGLAWAERCGGPLAAFQALVRFLNGPEVQGCWAPVHGASRVVPVPLDRT, encoded by the coding sequence CAGTTCCCCGGAATCGACCGGCGCGCGCTGGGCGCCTTCTACACGCCGGCGCCCCTGGTGGAGCGCACCCTGGCCCTCGCCCTCGCGCACGCGGGGGACGGGCCGCTCGCGGTGGTGGACCCGGCCTGTGGCGCGGGGGCATTCCTCTCGGCCGCGGCGCGGGCCCGGCCCGAGGCCCATCTGGCTGGCCTGGAGCTGTCCCCCGACGTGGCCCGAGCCTGTCAGGCGCGCCTGCCGCTCGTGGACATCCAGCAGGGAGATGCGCTGCGCGGGGGGCTCGAGCCGCTGCTCTCCCGCGTGCCGTCCACCCACCGCGAGCTGTGGCTCGGCAATCCGCCCTACAACGGCACGTCGGCGCTGCTGAAGGACCGGGCCGCGTATGAGCGCCTGCGGGCCCTGCTGCCGCTCTCGCTGCCACCGGGCACGAGCCTGCGCGACGACTTCGCCTTCTTCCTGCTGCTCGCGGCGCACCGGCTCGCCTCACGCCCCGGGGTGCTGGCCTTCATCACCCCCACGAGCCTCCTGGACGCCTTCCTCTACGCGCCCCTGCGCGCCACGCTGCTGCGCACGCTGTGCCTGCGCGAGGTGGTGGAACTGGGCCCGGGTGCCTTCGTGGGCACGCAGGTGCGCACCTGCATCACCGTGTGGACCTCGCCTCCCGAGCCGCGCGTCCCGGCCCTCTACACGCCATTCACCGCCATGGGTCCGGCACGCGCGCAGACCTTCGTGCCCGAGGCGCCCGAGTGGCGCTTGCAGCCCACGCCCGCCGAGGCCACCGAGCTGGACGCACGTTGGCGCGCCGAGGGCGAGCCGCTCACCACGCTCGTGCCGGTGAGCCTGCCTGGCGTGAAGACGCGCTTCGATGAACTGCTGGTGGACGAGGACGCGAGCAGGCTGCTCGCGCGGCTCGAGGACTTCGCGCGCACGCCCCTGGAGGAGCTCGCGGCGTTCGCCCGGGCATGGAACATCCCCGAGTCCCTGCTGCCCAAGCTGCGCGCGCTGAAGGAAGGCCCTGCCTTCACGGTGGAGGCCGCGTGTGTCCGGCCATTCTTCCGCTACGCGGGAGCACGGCATCGGGGACAGGTGCCCGCGGAGGCGCGTGCCTTCTGCTACCTCGATCGGCGATTGATTCCTCGTGGCGACCACCGGCTGCGGGGGCCGTGGGATCCGCACCGGGGCGAGGTGAAGCTGCTCTTCAACGTCCGCGAGCTGCCCCTGTCCGCCGCGCTCCTGGAGGAAGAGGGCTGCGTGCATGACCACCGGCATGCCCGCTTCGCGCCCCTGTTCGTCCCCCAGCGGCTCCGGGACGAGGGGCTCGGGCTCACCCGGATCGTGCGATCCACCGAGGAACTGGGTCCCCTCGTGCCCAATCTCTCACCTCGAGGACTGGCCTGGGCGGAGCGATGCGGAGGGCCGCTCGCCGCCTTTCAGGCACTCGTGCGCTTCCTCAACGGACCCGAGGTGCAGGGCTGCTGGGCGCCTGTCCATGGCGCCTCGCGCGTGGTCCCGGTGCCTTTGGATCGGACATGA
- a CDS encoding M48 family metalloprotease codes for MSLRFNTRVLLPFILVLGAFVVAQLLHWESWATFIAVLGLSCVFVGGHLLSPALVVRRRQQSTLDKEKEPELRELATLARERLALPPERIAIIKGRWHHSDSRGSIHLGCAIRLKESDNTEKRLKGVIAHELAHLARGDPLRALLADTLFSWLYVTCLLPLVLKLMGRDLQGHKPLLLAMGLDDDGFQAAGGLFHSVSCVIGVMMLVPVAGWQRHRHQRAEYLADKQAERLLSAEAMLSALPLDDGTRVFPFSSHPPSGHRRQAIAAGQFSTAVESRLQFVALIGASGAFFFGALLVVMLFIQVRDIRSLLAKIVAGLDAEKSGLTTVAALRGSLERGLVDAHTNLGLVLPDGGVQADGGLASLYSETALLRKDLSGSGAPLLSGLAQAQDVLGIQKAGTIGTSGLVPSLKKGLEEFEQGLTLARSDAGLGLPAPGGSFPAGGALDRVVQAVEFTRERIEAAPAYLGLDGDGGTADAGPLRRVAQSAQRLSDSLEKAEQALLGLELTHGAGAATRCNVEVLTASALAQMSLEERLDCIDQMSQKLALLQLERLRREEERARAEVVPPPDAGTGEGNTDPTREQVAPDGG; via the coding sequence GTGAGCCTACGATTCAACACACGTGTCCTACTTCCATTCATCCTGGTCCTCGGCGCGTTCGTGGTTGCCCAGTTGCTCCATTGGGAGAGTTGGGCTACCTTCATTGCCGTCCTGGGACTCTCTTGCGTGTTCGTCGGGGGGCATCTTCTCAGCCCCGCCCTGGTGGTCCGGCGCCGCCAGCAATCGACCCTCGATAAAGAGAAAGAGCCCGAACTCAGGGAACTCGCCACACTGGCTCGCGAGCGGCTTGCGCTTCCTCCGGAGCGCATCGCAATCATCAAAGGTAGATGGCACCACAGCGATAGCAGGGGCTCCATCCACCTGGGTTGCGCGATCCGCCTCAAGGAGTCAGACAATACTGAAAAGCGGCTCAAGGGCGTCATCGCGCACGAACTTGCCCATCTAGCGCGAGGCGACCCTCTTCGCGCGCTTCTGGCGGATACTCTCTTCTCCTGGCTCTACGTCACGTGCCTGTTGCCTCTTGTCTTGAAGCTCATGGGGCGGGACCTCCAGGGACATAAGCCCCTTTTGCTCGCCATGGGGCTCGATGACGATGGCTTCCAGGCTGCGGGTGGCTTATTCCACTCGGTGTCGTGCGTCATCGGCGTGATGATGCTCGTGCCCGTTGCTGGGTGGCAGAGGCATCGGCATCAACGGGCGGAGTACCTTGCGGACAAGCAAGCAGAGCGCCTGCTGAGCGCGGAGGCCATGCTGAGTGCTCTTCCGTTGGACGATGGCACCCGGGTCTTTCCCTTCTCCAGCCATCCGCCGTCCGGGCACCGACGCCAAGCCATTGCCGCCGGTCAGTTCTCAACAGCAGTGGAGAGTCGGTTGCAATTTGTTGCACTCATCGGAGCCTCGGGTGCCTTCTTCTTCGGCGCCTTGCTCGTGGTCATGCTCTTCATTCAGGTGCGCGACATCCGTAGTCTGCTGGCCAAAATAGTGGCGGGCCTTGATGCGGAGAAGTCAGGGCTCACCACCGTGGCCGCGCTTCGCGGCAGCTTGGAGCGAGGCCTAGTCGATGCGCACACGAACCTGGGCCTTGTGCTGCCTGATGGCGGAGTTCAGGCTGACGGGGGTCTTGCTTCGCTTTACTCTGAGACGGCCCTGTTGAGGAAGGATCTCAGCGGTTCGGGCGCGCCGTTGCTCAGCGGACTGGCTCAAGCTCAGGACGTGCTGGGCATTCAGAAGGCTGGCACCATCGGAACTTCAGGACTCGTGCCCTCCCTTAAGAAGGGCTTGGAGGAATTCGAGCAGGGCCTGACGCTCGCGCGCTCTGATGCCGGCCTGGGTCTTCCGGCACCTGGCGGCAGCTTCCCGGCGGGCGGTGCCCTGGATCGTGTAGTCCAAGCGGTGGAGTTCACCCGGGAGCGCATTGAGGCGGCGCCGGCCTACCTGGGACTGGATGGGGATGGAGGCACTGCGGACGCGGGGCCCCTCCGGCGGGTCGCCCAAAGTGCACAACGCCTGTCCGATTCGCTCGAGAAAGCCGAGCAGGCTCTGCTTGGGCTCGAACTCACTCACGGAGCCGGTGCAGCGACGCGTTGCAATGTCGAAGTCCTGACCGCAAGCGCGCTTGCACAGATGAGCCTTGAGGAGCGGCTGGACTGCATCGACCAGATGTCCCAAAAGCTGGCCCTACTTCAACTCGAACGGCTGCGTCGCGAGGAGGAGCGAGCGCGTGCTGAAGTGGTGCCCCCCCCTGATGCGGGGACCGGGGAGGGGAACACGGACCCGACCAGGGAGCAGGTTGCACCGGACGGCGGGTAG
- a CDS encoding GNAT family N-acetyltransferase: MSPSSLLIRRAGPDDAEASAKISAATFTETFGHLYPPEDLHAFLTEHHTVEAHRRVLADEAQATWLVEADGEPVGIALAGPCSLPHPEVREEDGELKRLYLLERVQNAGHGARLFRTAIDWLERNGPRTLWIGVWSENHGAQRFYARHGFVRVGEYKFPVGRVRDHEFILRRAPRPPA, from the coding sequence TTGAGCCCGTCCTCCCTCCTCATCCGCCGCGCCGGACCCGATGACGCCGAAGCCTCGGCGAAGATCTCGGCGGCCACGTTCACCGAGACCTTCGGGCACCTCTACCCGCCCGAGGACCTGCACGCCTTCCTCACCGAGCACCATACGGTGGAAGCCCACCGCCGGGTGCTCGCGGACGAGGCCCAAGCCACCTGGCTCGTGGAAGCGGACGGAGAGCCGGTCGGCATCGCGCTGGCGGGGCCCTGCTCCCTCCCCCACCCCGAGGTGCGCGAGGAGGACGGGGAGCTCAAGCGGCTCTACCTGCTCGAGCGTGTCCAGAACGCCGGCCACGGGGCGCGGCTGTTCCGAACGGCAATCGACTGGCTCGAGCGCAACGGCCCGCGCACCCTGTGGATCGGCGTCTGGTCGGAGAACCATGGCGCCCAGCGCTTCTACGCACGCCATGGCTTCGTCCGGGTCGGCGAATACAAGTTCCCGGTCGGGCGCGTCCGGGACCATGAGTTCATCCTGCGGCGCGCCCCCCGGCCTCCCGCCTAG